In Eriocheir sinensis breed Jianghai 21 chromosome 64, ASM2467909v1, whole genome shotgun sequence, one DNA window encodes the following:
- the LOC126987327 gene encoding proteoglycan 4-like, with protein MSKPSLTDEEINELLEWDDSDGSEYGEDGTDNWEVDEGVDEVYVDVEGDEDDPTPRPSEKGTSRSTSPPPPLSSPAATPEASPSSTDMVTLCTTQEEAAEAEIHDLATPLSTLTQPATLSRSPDLLSCVNTAAYPTTTVSTTTTPLLPPAIITTRSRTLFQPSTPLPSTSTPADDQPTPATPATPHRPKRGRVFSPLPSTSRGLLDDDDEDVDDPQPLPSAELLPSTAVRSSKRRRGPQNPVVGQPLRSVGSTLRGRDKRKTVWRPDSKSNLTRLQVTYDTPGKTSDVFDGLENIDEYFHQFIDDYMLAMVTLHTNDRVANVMRGAVRRLGIPRLSISLRSLIRNTFNVPPEERPATQQKKTEKRQRCFLCPTREQGRTRVCCSGCGKSVCASHYSVFCPSCC; from the coding sequence ATGTCGAAGCCAAGTTTGACCGACGAGGAGATAAATGAGTTGTTGGAGTGGGATGACTCGGACGGAAGTGAGTACGGGGAGGATGGGACCGACAACTGGGAGGTTGACGAGGGGGTGGATGAGGTTTACGTGgatgtggagggagatgaagatgaccCTACCCCAAGGCCCTCTGAAAAGGGGACCTCGAGGagtacctcccctcccccacctctatCAAGCCCTGCAGCCACCCCAGAGGCTTCCCCTTCATCTACAGACATGGTAACACTTTGCACCACACAAGAGGAGGCAGCAGAGGCAGAAATACACGACCTGGCAACTCCACTCTCCACTCTGACCCAGCCAGCCACCTTATCTCGCTCGCCTGACCTCTTATCTTGTGTAAACACAGCAGCCTACCCCACCACTACAGtttccaccacaacaacacctctcTTGCCTCCTGCCATCATCACAACTCGTAGCAGGACACTGTTCCAGCCCTCTACACCTCTGCCTTCCACCTCTACACCTGCTGATGATCAgcccacccctgccacccctgccacccctcACCGACCCAAGCGTGGCCGtgtgttctctcctcttccatctacgtCTCGTGGGTtgctggatgatgatgatgaagacgtggATGACCCACAACCACTGCCTTCTGCTGAACTCCTCCCCTCTACAGCAGTGAGATCATCCAAACGGAGGAGGGGGCCCCAGAATCCAGTTGTAGGGCAACCGCTGAGGAGTGTGGGCTCAACACTACGTGGAAGGGACAAGAGGAAAACTGTGTGGAGGCCTGATTCGAAAAGTAACCTTACCAGGTTGCAGGTGACATACGACACTCCAGGAAAAACCTCCGATGTGTTTGATGGGTTGGAAAACATTGATGAATACTTCCACCAGTTCATCGATGACTACATGCTGGCTATGGTTACATTGCACACTAATGACAGGGTCGCCAATGTTATGAGGGGTGCGGTGCGGCGCCTTGGTATCCCAAGACTGAGCATCAGCCTCCGTAGCCTCATACGTAACACTTTCAATGTCCCACCTGAGGAGAGGCCAGCAACACAGCAAAAGAAAACTGAGAAGAGGCAGCGGTGCTTCCTCTGCCCCACCAGAGAGCAGGGACGAACCCGGGTCTGCTGCAGTGGATGTGGGAAGTCCGTGTGTGCATCccactactctgtcttctgcccctcCTGTTGCTAG